One segment of Manihot esculenta cultivar AM560-2 chromosome 4, M.esculenta_v8, whole genome shotgun sequence DNA contains the following:
- the LOC110613125 gene encoding protein GAMETE EXPRESSED 2 isoform X6 has translation MAIRYLIRILGFFSLFFPAFESSTSDKAKVPNFAFSWLNDNNTFQAGDTAAIKIIVLGEFDSKGNASLDKNAFNPTLTVNGKKGNSSFVSGVFLDTAGDTSTWRITFAPIRVGVFNVFINDDPFKVFDSSLHYEALPGKIYPSVCIASWMGFLNEFEAGERATIFIVPRDAFGNDVSSTGEELNSYNFTVSVLYANGSLANVPNITHVGWNELGIISIEFIAEKAGDLLLHVKGGKQTLNGSPLPLKVNPGPLDISNCLPKWKFETNAWQIFSKMEIFIHQQDQYGNLVSGLYEFDADIVERETNLTIPVADLHFEDVVPGIQLFSFSLLEPGNFLLTISDLEHNRSISNMPFAYTVFIGYCDGSASTVNGSGLNDSIAGEISQFSVYLFDIFQYPAFVELGSIKVQIVRENDSYYVQPSIVPIINGNGPAQELSQTEISPAPSDVTMNISAGHFEVAASVFHVIYTAEKSGIYEIYAFCGNILLSGVQSFRKEVKAGKVDVSLSKIVKFSPKVPKLIENEMWVQLMDSFSNHVLSQQSLLKLEIAVNRSGFSTEMFVDNNDGSYTCQYMAKDVGTNEMCVSFDGLHLMPCPFGVNVYGGEYFPKAYDDKISVWEDESIAFDVLANDYFAGHNASIVEFSKPNCGSLLQDGQFFRYTPYQNYYGNDSFMYTISDVNGNLAFATVSIDVLNIPPQFISFPSQLQATEDMISPRYGGFSGFEIRSSDPMENISVTLRADFGTLFLSPLLMQFWDPIWGKFLVKREDDEAKSLTLEGCVDVMNLALQSIQYLGNVNFSGNDTVRFSANNKNGINEIAVPAFVQSINDPPFINVPKFIILKGKEDKSLIFDKARDEFEFCVGDPDLLNFPGKKSLFIVAFSVEVNDGFLITSLPAELIDTTELKLINNYQWQPLQTYVTISKHFMVKAHGIRFRGTINDCNLVMQQLSYHGGENGAVLTLKVNDMGNYGCYSDCTDNISMPLHVKATVNLIRKRPMSSLAVHTLGSVVIIEFLMVLSFGVVLLFFTCKCAILLVNERSSFKFQNSKQSTLRNFQKESL, from the exons ATGGCAATTCGTTATCTCATTCGTATCTTGGGttttttttccctcttcttCCCCGCATTTGAATCTTCAACCTCAG ATAAAGCAAAAGTTCCAAATTTCGCTTTCAGTTGGTTAAATGACAACAACACATTCCAAGCTGGGGATACTGCAGCCATAAAGATCATAGTACTGGGAGAGTTTGACAGTAAAGGAAATGCTTCACTTGATAAGAATGCTTTCAATCCTACACTCACAGTGAATGGGAAGAAAGGAAATAGTTCTTTCGTTTCTGGGGTTTTCCTGGATACTGCAGGGGATACCAGTACCTGGAGAATTACTTTTGCTCCAATCAGAGTTGGGGTCTTTAATGTCTTCATCAATGATGATCCTTTCAAAGTATTTGATTCATCTCTCCATTACGAAGCTCTGCCAG GGAAAATTTATCCATCTGTCTGCATAGCGTCATGGATGggatttttaaatgagtttgaagCTGGTGAAAGAGCTACTATTTTCATTGTTCCTAGAGATGCATTTGGGAATGATGTTTCTTCAACTGGTGAAGAATTAAATTCCTATAATTTTACAGTTAGTGTGCTTTATGCGAATGGTTCCCTTGCCAATGTTCCAAACATCACTCACGTTGGTTGGAATGAGCTTGGGATTATTAGCATTGAGTTtattgcagaaaaagctggagaCCTTTTATTGCATGTGAAAGGAGGAAAGCAAACCTTGAATGGCTCTCCACTTCCGTTGAAAGTGAATCCAG GTCCTCTAGACATTTCCAATTGCCTGCCAAAATGGAAGTTTGAGACAAATGCTTGGCAAATATTTTCCAAAATGGAAATTTTTATACATCAACAAGATCAGTATGGGAACCTTGTTTCTGGACTATATGAATTTGATGCTGATATTGTTGAAAGAGAGACAAATCTGACTATACCAGTTGCAGATTTGCACTTTGAAGATGTGGTTCCAGGAATACAGTTATTCTCTTTCAGTCTATTAGAACCGGGAAACTTCTTGCTCACTATATCTGATTTGGAGCATAATAGAAGCATCTCCAATATGCCGTTTGCTTATACTGTCTTTATAG GTTATTGTGATGGATCAGCCAGCACTGTCAACGGATCTGGTTTAAATGATTCCATTGCTGGTGAAATTTCACAGTTTTCAGTCTATTTGTTTGACATTTTTCAATATCCTGCTTTCGTTGAACTAGGAAGCATTAAAGTGCAGATTGTAAGGGAAAATGATTCCTATTATGTGCAGCCAAGCATTGTTCCAATCATCAATG GAAATGGACCTGCTCAAGAACTCAGCCAGACAGAAATTTCTCCAGCACCATCTGATGTTACAATGAACATT tctGCTGGACACTTTGAAGTTGCAGCCAGTGTTTTTCATGTGATTTATACTGCTGAGAAGAGTGGGATATATGAAATATATGCATTTTGTGGAAATATTTTACTGAGTGGTGTTCAATCATTCAGAAAGGAAGTTAAAGCAG GTAAGGTTGATGTATCTCTTTCAAAAATTGTGAAATTTTCTCCCAAGGTGCCAAAGCTGATTGAAAATGAAATGTGGGTGCAACTAATGGATTCATTTTCTAATCATGTCTTGTCCCAACAGTCACTGCTAAAACTAGAGATTGCTGTAAATAGGTCTGGTTTTTCAACAGAAATGTTTGTTGATAATAATGATGGGTCATATACTTGTCAATATATGGCTAAGGATGTTGGAACCAATGAGATGTGTGTTTCATTTGATGGCTTACATCTCATGCCCTGCCCCTTTGGAGTCAATGTGTATGGTG GTGAATATTTTCCTAAGGCTTATGATGATAAAATATCTGTTTGGGAGGATGAGTCTATTGCTTTTGATGTTTTAGCAAATGACTACTTTGCTGGACATAATGCAAGCATTGTTGAATTCTCgaaa CCAAATTGTGGTTCACTTTTACAGGATGGACAGTTCTTTAGATACACCCCCTATCAAAATTATTATGGGAATGACTCTTTTATGTATACAATATCAGATGTAAATGGCAATCTTGCTTTTGCTACTGTAAGCATTGATGTCCTCAATATCCCGCCCCAGTTTATTTCATTTCCAAGTCAGCTGCAAGCAACTGAGGACATGATAAGCCCTAGATATGG TGGTTTCTCAGGGTTTGAGATTAGGTCTTCTGATCCAATGGAGAACATTTCTGTCACTCTTAGAGCAGACTTTGGGACTCTGTTTTTATCGCCCCTGCTGATGCAATTTTGGGATCCAATTTGGGGGAAATTTTTAGTTAAGAGAGAAGATGATGAAGCAAAGAGTTTGACCTTAGAGGGATGTGTAGATGTGATGAATCTAGCACTTCAGTCAATTCAATATCTCGG AAATGTGAATTTCAGCGGCAATGATACTGTTCGTTTTTCTGCCAACAACAAGAATGGGATAAATGAGATTGCAGTTCCAGCTTTTGTACAATCTATCAATGATCCTCCATTTATTAACGTCCccaaatttatcatattaaagGGAAAGGAGGATAAGTCGCTGATCTTTGACAAAGCTAGGGACGAGTTTGAGTTCTGTGTTGGAGATCCAGATCTTCTTAATTTCCCTG GCAAAAAGTCTCTCTTTATAGTCGCATTTTCTGTTGAAGTTAATGATGGATTTCTAATAACCAGCCTACCAGCTGAACTTATAGATACAACTGAACTGAAGCTAATTAATAACTATCAGTGGCAACCTCTTCAGACATATGTTACTatttcaaaacattttatggTCAAAGCTCATGGAATCAGATTTAGGGGGACAATTAATGATTGCAACCTTGTCATGCAACAACTCTCATATCAT GGTGGAGAAAATGGTGCTGTTTTGACGTTGAAAGTAAATGATATGGGAAATTATGGTTGTTATTCTGATTGTACTGACAATATCTCAATGCCATTGCACGTTAAGGCTACTGTGAATCTTATCCGAAAAAGGCCAATGAGTTCATTGGCAGTTCACA CCCTTGGATCAGTtgttattattgaatttcttaTGGTTCTCTCTTTTGGAGTAGTACTTCTATTCTTCACATGTAAATGTGCAATTCTTCTTGTAAATGAAAGAAGCAGCTTCAAATTCCAAAACTCTAAGCAGTCTACTCTGCGAAATTTTCAGAAGGAATCT CTCTAG
- the LOC110613125 gene encoding protein GAMETE EXPRESSED 2 isoform X8, which yields MAIRYLIRILGFFSLFFPAFESSTSDKAKVPNFAFSWLNDNNTFQAGDTAAIKIIVLGEFDSKGNASLDKNAFNPTLTVNGKKGNSSFVSGVFLDTAGDTSTWRITFAPIRVGVFNVFINDDPFKVFDSSLHYEALPGKIYPSVCIASWMGFLNEFEAGERATIFIVPRDAFGNDVSSTGEELNSYNFTVSVLYANGSLANVPNITHVGWNELGIISIEFIAEKAGDLLLHVKGGKQTLNGSPLPLKVNPGPLDISNCLPKWKFETNAWQIFSKMEIFIHQQDQYGNLVSGLYEFDADIVERETNLTIPVADLHFEDVVPGIQLFSFSLLEPGNFLLTISDLEHNRSISNMPFAYTVFIGYCDGSASTVNGSGLNDSIAGEISQFSVYLFDIFQYPAFVELGSIKVQIVRENDSYYVQPSIVPIINGNGPAQELSQTEISPAPSDVTMNISAGHFEVAASVFHVIYTAEKSGIYEIYAFCGNILLSGVQSFRKEVKAGEYFPKAYDDKISVWEDESIAFDVLANDYFAGHNASIVEFSKPNCGSLLQDGQFFRYTPYQNYYGNDSFMYTISDVNGNLAFATVSIDVLNIPPQFISFPSQLQATEDMISPRYGGFSGFEIRSSDPMENISVTLRADFGTLFLSPLLMQFWDPIWGKFLVKREDDEAKSLTLEGCVDVMNLALQSIQYLGNVNFSGNDTVRFSANNKNGINEIAVPAFVQSINDPPFINVPKFIILKGKEDKSLIFDKARDEFEFCVGDPDLLNFPGKKSLFIVAFSVEVNDGFLITSLPAELIDTTELKLINNYQWQPLQTYVTISKHFMVKAHGIRFRGTINDCNLVMQQLSYHGGENGAVLTLKVNDMGNYGCYSDCTDNISMPLHVKATVNLIRKRPMSSLAVHTLGSVVIIEFLMVLSFGVVLLFFTCKCAILLVNERSSFKFQNSKQSTLRNFQKESSSADLSEKTTDLTGGCSRYLSIYHRTSSFRQRSSRHSELAESGQDIHSPSQSTKGHHLQALPDFMPLAIEKGS from the exons ATGGCAATTCGTTATCTCATTCGTATCTTGGGttttttttccctcttcttCCCCGCATTTGAATCTTCAACCTCAG ATAAAGCAAAAGTTCCAAATTTCGCTTTCAGTTGGTTAAATGACAACAACACATTCCAAGCTGGGGATACTGCAGCCATAAAGATCATAGTACTGGGAGAGTTTGACAGTAAAGGAAATGCTTCACTTGATAAGAATGCTTTCAATCCTACACTCACAGTGAATGGGAAGAAAGGAAATAGTTCTTTCGTTTCTGGGGTTTTCCTGGATACTGCAGGGGATACCAGTACCTGGAGAATTACTTTTGCTCCAATCAGAGTTGGGGTCTTTAATGTCTTCATCAATGATGATCCTTTCAAAGTATTTGATTCATCTCTCCATTACGAAGCTCTGCCAG GGAAAATTTATCCATCTGTCTGCATAGCGTCATGGATGggatttttaaatgagtttgaagCTGGTGAAAGAGCTACTATTTTCATTGTTCCTAGAGATGCATTTGGGAATGATGTTTCTTCAACTGGTGAAGAATTAAATTCCTATAATTTTACAGTTAGTGTGCTTTATGCGAATGGTTCCCTTGCCAATGTTCCAAACATCACTCACGTTGGTTGGAATGAGCTTGGGATTATTAGCATTGAGTTtattgcagaaaaagctggagaCCTTTTATTGCATGTGAAAGGAGGAAAGCAAACCTTGAATGGCTCTCCACTTCCGTTGAAAGTGAATCCAG GTCCTCTAGACATTTCCAATTGCCTGCCAAAATGGAAGTTTGAGACAAATGCTTGGCAAATATTTTCCAAAATGGAAATTTTTATACATCAACAAGATCAGTATGGGAACCTTGTTTCTGGACTATATGAATTTGATGCTGATATTGTTGAAAGAGAGACAAATCTGACTATACCAGTTGCAGATTTGCACTTTGAAGATGTGGTTCCAGGAATACAGTTATTCTCTTTCAGTCTATTAGAACCGGGAAACTTCTTGCTCACTATATCTGATTTGGAGCATAATAGAAGCATCTCCAATATGCCGTTTGCTTATACTGTCTTTATAG GTTATTGTGATGGATCAGCCAGCACTGTCAACGGATCTGGTTTAAATGATTCCATTGCTGGTGAAATTTCACAGTTTTCAGTCTATTTGTTTGACATTTTTCAATATCCTGCTTTCGTTGAACTAGGAAGCATTAAAGTGCAGATTGTAAGGGAAAATGATTCCTATTATGTGCAGCCAAGCATTGTTCCAATCATCAATG GAAATGGACCTGCTCAAGAACTCAGCCAGACAGAAATTTCTCCAGCACCATCTGATGTTACAATGAACATT tctGCTGGACACTTTGAAGTTGCAGCCAGTGTTTTTCATGTGATTTATACTGCTGAGAAGAGTGGGATATATGAAATATATGCATTTTGTGGAAATATTTTACTGAGTGGTGTTCAATCATTCAGAAAGGAAGTTAAAGCAG GTGAATATTTTCCTAAGGCTTATGATGATAAAATATCTGTTTGGGAGGATGAGTCTATTGCTTTTGATGTTTTAGCAAATGACTACTTTGCTGGACATAATGCAAGCATTGTTGAATTCTCgaaa CCAAATTGTGGTTCACTTTTACAGGATGGACAGTTCTTTAGATACACCCCCTATCAAAATTATTATGGGAATGACTCTTTTATGTATACAATATCAGATGTAAATGGCAATCTTGCTTTTGCTACTGTAAGCATTGATGTCCTCAATATCCCGCCCCAGTTTATTTCATTTCCAAGTCAGCTGCAAGCAACTGAGGACATGATAAGCCCTAGATATGG TGGTTTCTCAGGGTTTGAGATTAGGTCTTCTGATCCAATGGAGAACATTTCTGTCACTCTTAGAGCAGACTTTGGGACTCTGTTTTTATCGCCCCTGCTGATGCAATTTTGGGATCCAATTTGGGGGAAATTTTTAGTTAAGAGAGAAGATGATGAAGCAAAGAGTTTGACCTTAGAGGGATGTGTAGATGTGATGAATCTAGCACTTCAGTCAATTCAATATCTCGG AAATGTGAATTTCAGCGGCAATGATACTGTTCGTTTTTCTGCCAACAACAAGAATGGGATAAATGAGATTGCAGTTCCAGCTTTTGTACAATCTATCAATGATCCTCCATTTATTAACGTCCccaaatttatcatattaaagGGAAAGGAGGATAAGTCGCTGATCTTTGACAAAGCTAGGGACGAGTTTGAGTTCTGTGTTGGAGATCCAGATCTTCTTAATTTCCCTG GCAAAAAGTCTCTCTTTATAGTCGCATTTTCTGTTGAAGTTAATGATGGATTTCTAATAACCAGCCTACCAGCTGAACTTATAGATACAACTGAACTGAAGCTAATTAATAACTATCAGTGGCAACCTCTTCAGACATATGTTACTatttcaaaacattttatggTCAAAGCTCATGGAATCAGATTTAGGGGGACAATTAATGATTGCAACCTTGTCATGCAACAACTCTCATATCAT GGTGGAGAAAATGGTGCTGTTTTGACGTTGAAAGTAAATGATATGGGAAATTATGGTTGTTATTCTGATTGTACTGACAATATCTCAATGCCATTGCACGTTAAGGCTACTGTGAATCTTATCCGAAAAAGGCCAATGAGTTCATTGGCAGTTCACA CCCTTGGATCAGTtgttattattgaatttcttaTGGTTCTCTCTTTTGGAGTAGTACTTCTATTCTTCACATGTAAATGTGCAATTCTTCTTGTAAATGAAAGAAGCAGCTTCAAATTCCAAAACTCTAAGCAGTCTACTCTGCGAAATTTTCAGAAGGAATCT TCAAGTGCTGATTTATCTGAGAAAACAACTGACTTAACTGGTGGTTGTTCTCGATATCTTTCTATTTACCATCGAACTTCCAGCTTTCGACAACG CTCTAGCCGTCACTCTGAACTAGCAGAATCTGGCCAGGATATACATAGCCCCTCTCAATCTACTAAAGGTCATCATCTACAGGCTCTACCTGATTTTATGCCACTTGCTATTGAGAAGGGCTCGTAA
- the LOC110613125 gene encoding protein GAMETE EXPRESSED 2 isoform X7 — MAIRYLIRILGFFSLFFPAFESSTSDKAKVPNFAFSWLNDNNTFQAGDTAAIKIIVLGEFDSKGNASLDKNAFNPTLTVNGKKGNSSFVSGVFLDTAGDTSTWRITFAPIRVGVFNVFINDDPFKVFDSSLHYEALPEKAGDLLLHVKGGKQTLNGSPLPLKVNPGPLDISNCLPKWKFETNAWQIFSKMEIFIHQQDQYGNLVSGLYEFDADIVERETNLTIPVADLHFEDVVPGIQLFSFSLLEPGNFLLTISDLEHNRSISNMPFAYTVFIGYCDGSASTVNGSGLNDSIAGEISQFSVYLFDIFQYPAFVELGSIKVQIVRENDSYYVQPSIVPIINGNGPAQELSQTEISPAPSDVTMNISAGHFEVAASVFHVIYTAEKSGIYEIYAFCGNILLSGVQSFRKEVKAGKVDVSLSKIVKFSPKVPKLIENEMWVQLMDSFSNHVLSQQSLLKLEIAVNRSGFSTEMFVDNNDGSYTCQYMAKDVGTNEMCVSFDGLHLMPCPFGVNVYGGEYFPKAYDDKISVWEDESIAFDVLANDYFAGHNASIVEFSKPNCGSLLQDGQFFRYTPYQNYYGNDSFMYTISDVNGNLAFATVSIDVLNIPPQFISFPSQLQATEDMISPRYGGFSGFEIRSSDPMENISVTLRADFGTLFLSPLLMQFWDPIWGKFLVKREDDEAKSLTLEGCVDVMNLALQSIQYLGNVNFSGNDTVRFSANNKNGINEIAVPAFVQSINDPPFINVPKFIILKGKEDKSLIFDKARDEFEFCVGDPDLLNFPGKKSLFIVAFSVEVNDGFLITSLPAELIDTTELKLINNYQWQPLQTYVTISKHFMVKAHGIRFRGTINDCNLVMQQLSYHGGENGAVLTLKVNDMGNYGCYSDCTDNISMPLHVKATVNLIRKRPMSSLAVHTLGSVVIIEFLMVLSFGVVLLFFTCKCAILLVNERSSFKFQNSKQSTLRNFQKESSSADLSEKTTDLTGGCSRYLSIYHRTSSFRQRSSRHSELAESGQDIHSPSQSTKGHHLQALPDFMPLAIEKGS; from the exons ATGGCAATTCGTTATCTCATTCGTATCTTGGGttttttttccctcttcttCCCCGCATTTGAATCTTCAACCTCAG ATAAAGCAAAAGTTCCAAATTTCGCTTTCAGTTGGTTAAATGACAACAACACATTCCAAGCTGGGGATACTGCAGCCATAAAGATCATAGTACTGGGAGAGTTTGACAGTAAAGGAAATGCTTCACTTGATAAGAATGCTTTCAATCCTACACTCACAGTGAATGGGAAGAAAGGAAATAGTTCTTTCGTTTCTGGGGTTTTCCTGGATACTGCAGGGGATACCAGTACCTGGAGAATTACTTTTGCTCCAATCAGAGTTGGGGTCTTTAATGTCTTCATCAATGATGATCCTTTCAAAGTATTTGATTCATCTCTCCATTACGAAGCTCTGCCAG aaaaagctggagaCCTTTTATTGCATGTGAAAGGAGGAAAGCAAACCTTGAATGGCTCTCCACTTCCGTTGAAAGTGAATCCAG GTCCTCTAGACATTTCCAATTGCCTGCCAAAATGGAAGTTTGAGACAAATGCTTGGCAAATATTTTCCAAAATGGAAATTTTTATACATCAACAAGATCAGTATGGGAACCTTGTTTCTGGACTATATGAATTTGATGCTGATATTGTTGAAAGAGAGACAAATCTGACTATACCAGTTGCAGATTTGCACTTTGAAGATGTGGTTCCAGGAATACAGTTATTCTCTTTCAGTCTATTAGAACCGGGAAACTTCTTGCTCACTATATCTGATTTGGAGCATAATAGAAGCATCTCCAATATGCCGTTTGCTTATACTGTCTTTATAG GTTATTGTGATGGATCAGCCAGCACTGTCAACGGATCTGGTTTAAATGATTCCATTGCTGGTGAAATTTCACAGTTTTCAGTCTATTTGTTTGACATTTTTCAATATCCTGCTTTCGTTGAACTAGGAAGCATTAAAGTGCAGATTGTAAGGGAAAATGATTCCTATTATGTGCAGCCAAGCATTGTTCCAATCATCAATG GAAATGGACCTGCTCAAGAACTCAGCCAGACAGAAATTTCTCCAGCACCATCTGATGTTACAATGAACATT tctGCTGGACACTTTGAAGTTGCAGCCAGTGTTTTTCATGTGATTTATACTGCTGAGAAGAGTGGGATATATGAAATATATGCATTTTGTGGAAATATTTTACTGAGTGGTGTTCAATCATTCAGAAAGGAAGTTAAAGCAG GTAAGGTTGATGTATCTCTTTCAAAAATTGTGAAATTTTCTCCCAAGGTGCCAAAGCTGATTGAAAATGAAATGTGGGTGCAACTAATGGATTCATTTTCTAATCATGTCTTGTCCCAACAGTCACTGCTAAAACTAGAGATTGCTGTAAATAGGTCTGGTTTTTCAACAGAAATGTTTGTTGATAATAATGATGGGTCATATACTTGTCAATATATGGCTAAGGATGTTGGAACCAATGAGATGTGTGTTTCATTTGATGGCTTACATCTCATGCCCTGCCCCTTTGGAGTCAATGTGTATGGTG GTGAATATTTTCCTAAGGCTTATGATGATAAAATATCTGTTTGGGAGGATGAGTCTATTGCTTTTGATGTTTTAGCAAATGACTACTTTGCTGGACATAATGCAAGCATTGTTGAATTCTCgaaa CCAAATTGTGGTTCACTTTTACAGGATGGACAGTTCTTTAGATACACCCCCTATCAAAATTATTATGGGAATGACTCTTTTATGTATACAATATCAGATGTAAATGGCAATCTTGCTTTTGCTACTGTAAGCATTGATGTCCTCAATATCCCGCCCCAGTTTATTTCATTTCCAAGTCAGCTGCAAGCAACTGAGGACATGATAAGCCCTAGATATGG TGGTTTCTCAGGGTTTGAGATTAGGTCTTCTGATCCAATGGAGAACATTTCTGTCACTCTTAGAGCAGACTTTGGGACTCTGTTTTTATCGCCCCTGCTGATGCAATTTTGGGATCCAATTTGGGGGAAATTTTTAGTTAAGAGAGAAGATGATGAAGCAAAGAGTTTGACCTTAGAGGGATGTGTAGATGTGATGAATCTAGCACTTCAGTCAATTCAATATCTCGG AAATGTGAATTTCAGCGGCAATGATACTGTTCGTTTTTCTGCCAACAACAAGAATGGGATAAATGAGATTGCAGTTCCAGCTTTTGTACAATCTATCAATGATCCTCCATTTATTAACGTCCccaaatttatcatattaaagGGAAAGGAGGATAAGTCGCTGATCTTTGACAAAGCTAGGGACGAGTTTGAGTTCTGTGTTGGAGATCCAGATCTTCTTAATTTCCCTG GCAAAAAGTCTCTCTTTATAGTCGCATTTTCTGTTGAAGTTAATGATGGATTTCTAATAACCAGCCTACCAGCTGAACTTATAGATACAACTGAACTGAAGCTAATTAATAACTATCAGTGGCAACCTCTTCAGACATATGTTACTatttcaaaacattttatggTCAAAGCTCATGGAATCAGATTTAGGGGGACAATTAATGATTGCAACCTTGTCATGCAACAACTCTCATATCAT GGTGGAGAAAATGGTGCTGTTTTGACGTTGAAAGTAAATGATATGGGAAATTATGGTTGTTATTCTGATTGTACTGACAATATCTCAATGCCATTGCACGTTAAGGCTACTGTGAATCTTATCCGAAAAAGGCCAATGAGTTCATTGGCAGTTCACA CCCTTGGATCAGTtgttattattgaatttcttaTGGTTCTCTCTTTTGGAGTAGTACTTCTATTCTTCACATGTAAATGTGCAATTCTTCTTGTAAATGAAAGAAGCAGCTTCAAATTCCAAAACTCTAAGCAGTCTACTCTGCGAAATTTTCAGAAGGAATCT TCAAGTGCTGATTTATCTGAGAAAACAACTGACTTAACTGGTGGTTGTTCTCGATATCTTTCTATTTACCATCGAACTTCCAGCTTTCGACAACG CTCTAGCCGTCACTCTGAACTAGCAGAATCTGGCCAGGATATACATAGCCCCTCTCAATCTACTAAAGGTCATCATCTACAGGCTCTACCTGATTTTATGCCACTTGCTATTGAGAAGGGCTCGTAA